In Myxococcales bacterium, the DNA window TGTCGGCTGCGGATGTCTTGCAGCTTCTGCATGTTCATCGGGTCGGCCACCCCGGAGAACGGCACGATCGGCGCGGAGTGCACCGCGCGCCCGCCGAAGGGGTTCCCCGAAGCGGGAGCGGGAGCCGCGGGAGCCGGCGTGCTGGGCTGCCCGCCCTTCATTTTCGTCACCATCTGGGCCTGAGCCCCGCCGGCGATGAGGAGGGAAAGCGTTGCCGCCATACCGAAGACCACGTTTCTCATGCGACCTCTCTGTTTGGCCCTTCAGGCTAACCTGGTTTCGGGGGTGCCGGGGGGGCAAGGACGGACGACACAGCAAAAGACTGCCCTTTTCGGGCCTTATTCACCGCCGGGCGAGCCCATCTCCCAACGTGTTGAAATCGTGGGGTAAAATCTTTTGGTACGGGCGGCGTTCGGCCGAAAACTTGGTCCCCCCGGGCGGACCCTGGTACCGCCGAAGCATGGCCCGAATGGACGAAGATCGGTCGTTCAAACCCATGCTCCGAGCCGGGACACGCTTCGCGCGTGACGCGGCTCAGCGCCCGGTCTTGATGTTCGAGGACGTGTTCAAGTCGTACCGGCCGGGCGCGCCCGTGCTCCGCGGCATGAACCTCATCATCGAGCGCGGGGAGTTCGTGTTCATCACCGGGCCGAGCGGCTCGGGCAAGAGCACGCTCCTGCGCCTGCTCTACCGCGCCGAGCGCGTCGACGACGGGCGCATCCTGTTCATGGGGCGCGACGTGGCTCGCCTCCGCGAGGACTCGGTGCCGTTCCTCCGCCGCAACATCGGCGTCGTGTTCCAAGACTTCAAGCTCGTCTCGTCGTGGACGGTCTTCGAGAACGTGGCCATCACGCTCGAGGTCATCGGCGTCGCGCCTCGCCTCATCAAGACCCGCGTCGGCGAGGCCCTCGAGCGCGTCGGCCTCACGGGCCGCGGCGGCGACCTCGCCGGGGTCCTCTCGGGCGGCGAGCAGCAGCGCGTGGCCGTGGCGCGCGCCATCGTCGGGGAGCCCGCGCTCATCTTGGCCGACGAGCCCACCGGCAACCTCGACCCCCAGCTCGCGATCGACATCTTGGGCCTCTTCGAGGAGGTCCACGAGCAGGGCACCACGGTGCTCTTCGCCACGCACGACCGCACGCTCCTCGATCAGCGCCCGCGCCGCATCATCGTGCTCGACGAGGGCAAGGCGATCGACGTGCCCTCGGGCGTCGCTACGCCCGACGAGCCCATGTACGACAACGAGCTCCCGCTCTGATCTTCGCCTCTCGCCCTTCGTGACCGCCACGCATTGACCCGACGCCGGCCGAACCGCACCTCGCGGACCCTCGGCCGAGGAGAGCCTCCGTCCATGATCGACGCTTCCATCAGCACGACGCGCCGCGCCCGCCGCGGGATGCTCCGCGAGTGGCGCCTTCACGCCCTGAGCGTGTTCTCGCTCGCCGTCGCCTTCGTGTGCCTCGGCGCGGCTCTCTTGGTGGTCACGAACCTCCGCGCGATCGAGGAGCGCTGGGCCCACGCCGGGCGAGCCTCGGTCTACTTGAAGGACGGCGCCACCCAAGAGGACATCGACGACCTCAAGAAGGCGCTCGAGAAGGTCCCCGGGATCATCGCCGTGAAGTACGTCTCGTCGGGCCAGGCCCGCGGCGACTTCGGCAAGGTCGAGGCCGCGCAGAAGGGCGAGCTCGCGGCCCTCCCGGTCGAGGCGTTCCCCTCGTCGCTCGAGGTCGAGGTCCGCCCCGACATGGGCGACGCCGAGCTCGAGGCCACGGTGAACAAGCTCCGTCAGATCCCCGCGGTCGAGGACGTCGAGACGTACCAGGTGTGGACGGCGCGGCTCTCCAAGCTCGTTCGTGGTGGCGTCACCGCCGCCGTGCTGCTCGCCGTGGTCGTGTTCACGTCGGTGCTCGCGGTCGTCGGCTCGACGATCCGCCTCGCCCTCCAGCGCCGCAAGACCGAGGTCGAGGTGCTGAAGCTCGTCGGCGCGACCGACCGCTTCGTGAAGGGGCCCTTCTTGCTCGAGGGGAGCGCACAAGGTGCGATGGGCGCGCTCGGGGCGATCGTGCTGCTCGCGGTGCTCTTCTTCGTCGTCCGCGGCCGGCTCGACGGAGAGCTCGCGCTGCTCGTCGGCGTGGAGCCCTCGTTCCTCCCCTGGCACGTCGCGCTCGGCATGGTGCTCACCGGGGGCCTGCTCGGCATGACCGCCGCGTCGCTCGGCCTCCGCAAGCTCGTCACGGTGTGAGCATGAAATCGAAGGCCCTCTTCGCGACCCTCCTCGCGCTCCCGCTCACGTTCGGCGCGATCGTGCACGCCGCCCCCGGCGAGAAGCTCGGCAAACCCGAGGCGCCGGCCGACGCCGTGACCATGCCGCCTCACCCGGCCATGGTCGCGCAAGGCACCGAGACCGGAGGGCAGGCCCTCGCCCTCGCCGCGCTCGATCGCAAGATCGCCGACCTCGACGCGGAGGAGGCCTCCTC includes these proteins:
- a CDS encoding ABC transporter permease yields the protein MSTTRRARRGMLREWRLHALSVFSLAVAFVCLGAALLVVTNLRAIEERWAHAGRASVYLKDGATQEDIDDLKKALEKVPGIIAVKYVSSGQARGDFGKVEAAQKGELAALPVEAFPSSLEVEVRPDMGDAELEATVNKLRQIPAVEDVETYQVWTARLSKLVRGGVTAAVLLAVVVFTSVLAVVGSTIRLALQRRKTEVEVLKLVGATDRFVKGPFLLEGSAQGAMGALGAIVLLAVLFFVVRGRLDGELALLVGVEPSFLPWHVALGMVLTGGLLGMTAASLGLRKLVTV
- the ftsE gene encoding cell division ATP-binding protein FtsE codes for the protein MFEDVFKSYRPGAPVLRGMNLIIERGEFVFITGPSGSGKSTLLRLLYRAERVDDGRILFMGRDVARLREDSVPFLRRNIGVVFQDFKLVSSWTVFENVAITLEVIGVAPRLIKTRVGEALERVGLTGRGGDLAGVLSGGEQQRVAVARAIVGEPALILADEPTGNLDPQLAIDILGLFEEVHEQGTTVLFATHDRTLLDQRPRRIIVLDEGKAIDVPSGVATPDEPMYDNELPL